In Sphingopyxis sp. 113P3, one DNA window encodes the following:
- a CDS encoding alpha/beta hydrolase, translating into MIKFLLFAAVLLLLFGGGAKAVVAGGARSLDMADRLLGGRGARRAAAGVPYGDDPRHLLDIWVPEGAGSDDRLPVVTFFYGGGWSNGDREHYGFAGRALAEAGFVTVIPDYRLAPKAHWSDFLHDSAAAVAWVGAHIGRFGGDPDRIALMGHSAGAYNAVMLALDPQWLRGAGSDPAAIRGVAGLAGPYDFLPIEKGGHADKAMGKVRPAEKTQPIAFARGDAPPLWLATGDEDETVRPRNSQNLVAAVRAAGGAASLRIYPGVGHTGIVMALAAPFRTRGPVLAEASDFLRGVTARRVAPQAEAAQ; encoded by the coding sequence TTGATCAAATTCCTTTTATTCGCGGCCGTACTTCTCCTGCTGTTCGGTGGCGGCGCGAAGGCCGTTGTCGCGGGCGGCGCCCGTTCCCTCGATATGGCCGACCGGCTGCTCGGGGGCCGGGGTGCGCGCCGCGCGGCGGCGGGCGTGCCCTATGGCGATGATCCCCGCCATCTTCTCGACATCTGGGTGCCCGAAGGGGCCGGTTCCGACGATCGCCTCCCGGTGGTCACCTTCTTCTATGGGGGCGGCTGGAGCAACGGCGACCGCGAACATTATGGTTTTGCCGGCCGGGCGCTCGCCGAAGCGGGGTTCGTGACCGTCATTCCCGACTACAGACTCGCCCCCAAGGCGCATTGGTCAGATTTTCTCCACGACAGCGCGGCGGCGGTCGCGTGGGTTGGGGCACATATCGGCAGGTTCGGCGGCGATCCCGACCGCATTGCGCTGATGGGCCATTCGGCGGGCGCCTATAATGCGGTGATGCTCGCGCTCGATCCGCAGTGGCTGCGCGGCGCGGGGAGCGACCCCGCAGCGATCCGCGGCGTTGCGGGCCTCGCGGGTCCCTATGATTTTCTGCCGATAGAGAAGGGCGGCCACGCCGACAAGGCGATGGGCAAGGTCCGCCCCGCCGAGAAAACGCAGCCGATCGCCTTTGCTCGCGGGGACGCGCCTCCGCTCTGGCTCGCGACCGGGGACGAGGATGAAACGGTGCGGCCGCGCAACAGTCAGAATCTCGTCGCGGCGGTTCGGGCGGCGGGCGGCGCAGCGAGCCTTCGCATCTATCCGGGTGTCGGCCACACCGGCATCGTCATGGCCCTCGCAGCGCCCTTCCGCACAAGAGGACCGGTGCTGGCCGAGGCGAGCGATTTCCTGCGCGGGGTCACCGCGCGGCGCGTCGCCCCGCAGGCGGAGGCTGCGCAGTGA
- a CDS encoding diacylglycerol/lipid kinase family protein yields the protein MTRCFLRPALVCNNQSGSHDPAIHEALVAACAEAGAPLAATFMLPEDEIPAPAALRAKAIDLLLVWTGDGTINAAASKAAGWDGAVLPLPGGTLNLLSKRLHGDRPAPEILADALVGKGERRAIPIIRSEEGNAFITIVAGPATRWAEVRETMRQDGIVEASRAAPEALDEMLNAPGVRVAGEGAAYPAIVLTPTKAGVRADGILTEGAADVLRHGLAWLGGDFREGPNEAITCSETIILESETPISLEYDGELREISSPARFALGTSAVDFVATA from the coding sequence ATGACCCGCTGTTTCCTCCGCCCCGCCCTCGTCTGCAACAACCAGAGCGGCAGCCACGATCCCGCGATTCACGAAGCCCTCGTTGCCGCCTGCGCGGAGGCCGGCGCGCCGCTCGCTGCCACCTTCATGCTCCCCGAAGACGAGATCCCGGCCCCCGCGGCGCTGCGCGCGAAAGCTATCGACCTCTTACTTGTGTGGACCGGCGACGGGACGATCAATGCGGCGGCAAGCAAAGCGGCGGGTTGGGACGGCGCCGTGCTGCCGCTTCCCGGCGGCACGCTCAACCTCTTGTCGAAAAGACTCCACGGCGACCGGCCCGCACCCGAAATTCTGGCCGATGCGCTCGTCGGGAAGGGAGAGCGGCGCGCCATTCCGATCATTCGCAGCGAGGAGGGCAACGCCTTCATCACGATTGTAGCGGGACCCGCCACCCGCTGGGCCGAAGTGCGCGAGACCATGCGGCAGGACGGGATTGTCGAGGCGAGCCGCGCTGCTCCCGAGGCGCTCGATGAAATGCTGAATGCGCCGGGTGTCCGCGTCGCAGGCGAGGGCGCGGCCTATCCTGCGATCGTCCTGACCCCGACCAAAGCCGGCGTTCGTGCCGACGGCATATTGACCGAAGGAGCGGCCGATGTGCTGCGTCACGGTCTCGCCTGGCTTGGCGGAGATTTTCGCGAAGGGCCGAACGAAGCGATTACGTGCAGCGAGACGATCATCCTCGAAAGCGAGACCCCGATAAGCCTTGAATATGACGGCGAGCTTCGTGAAATTTCCTCGCCTGCGCGCTTCGCGCTCGGCACCAGCGCGGTCGACTTCGTCGCGACGGCATGA
- a CDS encoding metallophosphoesterase family protein, giving the protein MTLLFHISDLHFGLEDPAALAWFADCVTRERPAAVLITGDLTMRARRREFAAACTWISALDVPVTVEVGNHDLPYFNLVERFFDPYRRIRGIRSLVERELDLPGVAIVPLKTTARAQWRLDWSKGRVAPQALAHTLALIDGAPAGSRIIVTAHHPLVEAGTRGRALTRGGAAALRELAARGVTAVLTGHVHDAFDLIQPTPAGPIRMIGAGTLSQRIRSTPPSFNALSLDPATGALEVGVRNLAAAPTPDMQIRDIPPDALPPREPGDPVAPIGAVPPVDPPVH; this is encoded by the coding sequence ATGACGCTGCTTTTCCACATCAGCGATCTCCATTTCGGGCTTGAAGATCCTGCCGCGCTCGCCTGGTTCGCCGATTGCGTCACGCGCGAGCGGCCCGCCGCGGTGCTGATCACAGGCGACCTCACGATGCGCGCGCGGAGGCGCGAGTTTGCCGCGGCCTGCACGTGGATCAGCGCGCTGGATGTGCCGGTGACGGTCGAGGTCGGCAACCATGATCTTCCCTATTTCAACCTCGTTGAGCGTTTCTTCGACCCGTATCGGCGAATCCGGGGAATCCGGTCGCTAGTCGAACGCGAGCTCGATCTGCCCGGCGTCGCGATCGTGCCGCTCAAGACGACGGCGCGCGCGCAGTGGCGGCTCGACTGGTCGAAGGGCCGCGTTGCGCCGCAAGCCCTCGCCCATACGCTTGCCTTGATCGATGGCGCGCCCGCGGGCAGCCGCATCATTGTCACCGCCCATCATCCGCTGGTCGAGGCCGGAACGAGAGGCCGGGCGCTCACGCGGGGCGGCGCGGCCGCGCTGCGCGAACTCGCGGCCCGCGGGGTCACAGCAGTGCTGACCGGGCATGTTCACGATGCCTTCGATCTCATCCAGCCGACCCCTGCGGGACCCATCCGGATGATTGGCGCTGGAACGCTGTCGCAGCGCATCCGGTCGACCCCGCCGAGCTTCAACGCGCTCAGCCTCGACCCCGCGACGGGCGCACTCGAGGTCGGGGTGCGCAACCTCGCGGCCGCCCCGACCCCCGATATGCAGATCCGCGACATCCCGCCCGACGCGCTGCCCCCGCGCGAGCCTGGCGATCCCGTCGCGCCCATCGGCGCCGTGCCCCCGGTCGACCCGCCGGTGCATTGA
- a CDS encoding lipopolysaccharide biosynthesis protein has product MSDDAAASPAVTSRHVARGLGTTVLARLGAVVEIVAQPLYVLMFGLAGYGLYAVLWATINLLENIFDTGMTSAMQRTVPQSASDGEAAAALRTAMFFGVGPCLIVAALIAAFAADLAPLLNVAEKDRPLVIPAIQLFVWALPLWAFVEIATSAMRARMVFGAEIRLRIVWEQIMRLVFAGLFFAGGLGLKGLFIAHLCSLAVTAFLCVRLLARYYSFADLWRGPWTSVSARSTFWAGLSILPSNVIARLFGDAPALILNLLLPGAAGAAAAGLFTIARKLSSVVQLVRIAFVYVLAPLAASAERSDRAQVADIYAYATRLIFAIALPLAAVLAAGSSSLLGLFGAQAHIAQAAVIILLFARALEAVLGISLPVLQVVAAFRHQLTASILGVIVAVGAGWVIVGHMDALTGVTLAMSIGLVVMAGIPMIQLAAGERLHPFDHQFPKVASIGLAITLGSGTIALLASRLPDPLALPLIAIIAAGAIWLSLRFALPGADRASLGKTARRLRLVR; this is encoded by the coding sequence ATGAGCGATGACGCCGCCGCCTCCCCTGCCGTCACCAGCCGCCACGTCGCGCGCGGCCTCGGCACGACCGTGCTCGCGCGCCTGGGGGCGGTGGTCGAAATCGTCGCGCAGCCGCTTTATGTGCTGATGTTCGGGCTCGCGGGCTACGGCCTCTATGCCGTGCTCTGGGCGACGATCAACCTTCTTGAGAATATCTTCGACACGGGGATGACGAGCGCCATGCAGCGCACGGTGCCCCAATCGGCGAGCGACGGCGAAGCTGCGGCGGCACTACGCACCGCAATGTTTTTCGGCGTTGGCCCGTGCCTGATCGTTGCGGCCCTGATCGCAGCCTTCGCCGCCGATCTGGCGCCGCTGCTCAACGTCGCCGAAAAGGACCGGCCGCTCGTCATTCCCGCGATCCAGCTCTTTGTCTGGGCGCTGCCGCTCTGGGCTTTCGTCGAGATTGCGACCTCGGCGATGCGCGCGCGCATGGTGTTCGGGGCCGAGATCCGGCTGCGCATTGTCTGGGAACAGATCATGCGCCTCGTCTTCGCCGGGCTCTTTTTCGCGGGCGGCCTCGGCCTCAAGGGGCTGTTCATCGCGCATCTCTGCTCGCTGGCCGTAACCGCCTTCCTCTGCGTTCGCCTGCTCGCGCGCTATTACAGCTTCGCTGACCTCTGGCGCGGTCCGTGGACCAGCGTCAGTGCGCGCAGCACTTTCTGGGCTGGTCTCTCGATCCTGCCCTCCAACGTTATCGCGCGGCTATTCGGCGATGCCCCCGCGCTGATTCTCAACTTGCTGCTTCCAGGCGCTGCGGGCGCGGCGGCGGCGGGACTCTTTACCATCGCGCGCAAGCTCTCGAGCGTCGTCCAGCTCGTTCGCATCGCCTTTGTCTATGTCCTCGCCCCTCTTGCGGCGAGTGCCGAGCGGTCCGACCGCGCGCAGGTTGCCGACATCTACGCCTATGCGACACGCCTGATCTTCGCGATCGCCTTGCCGCTCGCCGCCGTGCTCGCCGCGGGCAGCTCGTCGCTGCTCGGCCTGTTCGGGGCGCAGGCGCATATCGCGCAGGCCGCGGTCATCATCCTGCTCTTTGCGCGTGCTCTCGAGGCCGTGCTCGGGATTTCGCTCCCGGTACTTCAGGTGGTTGCGGCCTTCCGCCACCAGCTCACCGCGAGCATCCTGGGCGTAATCGTCGCAGTCGGCGCGGGCTGGGTGATTGTCGGCCACATGGACGCGCTGACCGGCGTTACCCTCGCCATGTCGATCGGCCTCGTCGTGATGGCGGGCATTCCGATGATCCAGCTCGCCGCGGGCGAGCGCCTCCATCCTTTTGACCATCAATTCCCGAAGGTCGCATCGATCGGCCTTGCGATCACCCTTGGTTCAGGCACCATCGCGCTGCTCGCGAGCCGCCTGCCCGATCCGCTCGCGCTACCACTGATCGCGATCATTGCCGCAGGTGCCATCTGGCTCTCGCTACGCTTCGCCCTGCCCGGCGCCGACCGCGCTTCGCTTGGCAAGACCGCGCGGCGACTGCGCCTTGTAAGGTAA
- a CDS encoding nucleotidyltransferase family protein encodes MTIPAIVLAGSRPGPDPLLTGSGVSTKALLSIAGRPMLAHVVGALRASPLVGPITILAQDSAELAAAANLDGFADLHFADSGQGISSSLAAALPEGDAPVLVTTADNVLLTPAMIAEFLVGAEDSDVAVAMVEHDVLLARYPESKRTWLKFRGGWWSGANLFRLRGRRVLPLLDFWGRIERDRKKGLKIIAAFGPALLLAVVLRLVTIHQGVARAGRRFGLTAKVVPMSEGEACIDADKPADIALIETIMAGRR; translated from the coding sequence GTGACGATCCCCGCCATCGTCCTGGCCGGCAGTCGGCCCGGCCCCGATCCGCTGCTGACCGGCAGCGGCGTGTCGACCAAGGCGCTGCTTTCAATCGCTGGTCGGCCGATGCTTGCGCATGTCGTGGGCGCGCTCCGCGCGTCGCCGCTCGTGGGACCGATCACCATTCTCGCGCAGGACAGCGCCGAGCTCGCTGCCGCGGCGAACCTTGACGGCTTTGCAGACCTGCATTTCGCGGACTCGGGGCAGGGGATCAGCAGTTCGCTCGCTGCCGCGCTGCCCGAGGGCGACGCGCCGGTGCTGGTGACGACCGCCGACAATGTGCTGTTGACCCCGGCGATGATCGCCGAATTCCTGGTCGGCGCCGAGGATAGCGACGTCGCGGTGGCGATGGTTGAACATGATGTGCTGCTTGCACGCTACCCCGAATCGAAGCGCACCTGGCTCAAGTTCCGCGGCGGCTGGTGGTCGGGTGCGAACCTTTTTCGCCTGCGTGGGCGCCGCGTGCTGCCCCTTCTCGACTTCTGGGGGCGGATCGAACGCGACCGCAAGAAGGGACTGAAGATCATCGCCGCCTTTGGTCCGGCGCTGCTGCTTGCCGTGGTGCTGCGGTTGGTCACTATCCACCAGGGCGTTGCGCGCGCCGGGCGGCGCTTCGGATTGACGGCGAAGGTCGTTCCAATGTCAGAGGGCGAGGCGTGCATCGACGCCGACAAACCTGCCGATATCGCGTTGATCGAGACGATTATGGCGGGGCGGAGATAA
- a CDS encoding methyltransferase family protein, whose amino-acid sequence MYQQELARSGKRLFFIRGTYIYITIAISVLIAWCSKDWGPFKSAAGDCAWFWVSLAVASAGAIIRVFTSGWAALGTSGRAKVAAEASELNTTGPYSLVRNPLYVGRILNFTGLAMLSGSWVFGAIVFLLAILIYERISIYEEEFLREKFGAAHAEWAKDVPALLPRLTGWVKPKYPFWWKRMIWREQNKLFLLATTVFLTWFARLDFNVDALTPAQWNWVYAYGALVVVRFFIGGLKMIGFFKELS is encoded by the coding sequence ATGTACCAGCAAGAACTCGCCCGCAGCGGCAAGCGCCTTTTCTTCATTCGCGGCACCTATATTTACATCACCATCGCGATCTCGGTGCTGATTGCCTGGTGCTCAAAGGATTGGGGACCGTTCAAATCCGCGGCCGGCGATTGCGCCTGGTTCTGGGTATCGCTGGCCGTTGCAAGCGCCGGCGCAATCATCCGCGTCTTCACCAGCGGCTGGGCCGCGCTCGGCACCTCGGGCCGCGCCAAGGTCGCCGCCGAGGCGAGCGAACTCAACACGACCGGCCCTTACAGCCTGGTACGCAACCCGCTTTACGTCGGGCGCATCCTCAATTTCACCGGCCTCGCGATGCTCTCGGGAAGCTGGGTGTTCGGCGCGATCGTCTTCCTCCTCGCCATCCTCATCTACGAGCGCATCTCGATCTATGAAGAAGAATTCCTGCGCGAAAAATTCGGCGCGGCGCATGCCGAGTGGGCGAAGGACGTTCCCGCGCTCCTCCCTCGCCTCACGGGCTGGGTGAAGCCGAAATACCCCTTCTGGTGGAAGCGCATGATCTGGCGCGAACAGAACAAGCTTTTCCTCCTCGCAACGACCGTCTTTCTGACCTGGTTTGCACGCCTCGATTTCAATGTCGACGCGCTGACACCCGCGCAGTGGAATTGGGTCTATGCCTATGGAGCGCTCGTCGTCGTCCGCTTCTTCATCGGCGGGCTCAAGATGATCGGCTTCTTCAAGGAACTGAGCTGA